In Mycolicibacterium nivoides, the DNA window GCCCACTTGCTGGATCGGTATCCGCGCATCGACGTGCTGGCCAACAACGCCGGCGGCATCATGAGCGGAACCCGGCAGGTGACCGTCGACGGCTTCGAGAAGACCTTCCAGGTCAACCATCTGGCCCCGTTCCTGCTGACCACCCTGCTGCTGGATCGCCTGATCGCGGCCAGGGCATCGGTGATCAACACCTCCAGCGTCGGCAACCGGTTGTTCGGCCACATCGACATCACCGACCTGAACCACGAACGCGGGTTCAAGGCGCAGAAAGCCTACGGCGACGCGAAGCTGGCCAACATCCTGTTCACCAAGGAACTGCACCGCCGTCACCACTCGGACGGGATCTCCACGGCGGCATTCCACCCGGGTTCGGTGGCCTCGAACTTCGGCGCCGAGGCCAACAATCCCGCCCTGGAACTCCTCTACCGCACACCTCTGAAGAAGCTCATCCTGATCAGCCCGGACAAAGGGGCAGATCAGTTGGTATGGCTGGCCACGTCGACCCCGGGCACCGACTGGACCTCCGGACAGTACTACGCCCGGCGCAAGCCTGGTCGGCCGAACAAGCAGGCCAACGATCCTGTTCTGGCACAGCAACTCTGGGACCGCAGCCGGGAGATGGTCGGCGCCTAGCCCGGGGCCTGGGTGCAGTACGCCCGGCGGGCAGCCCGCAGCGCAACCGCGGTCTGCTGC includes these proteins:
- a CDS encoding SDR family NAD(P)-dependent oxidoreductase, which codes for MNPERRTIVITGASDGVGAAAARQLSRRGDNVVVVGRSPGKTAAVAGALGADYLVADFAELGQVRDLAAHLLDRYPRIDVLANNAGGIMSGTRQVTVDGFEKTFQVNHLAPFLLTTLLLDRLIAARASVINTSSVGNRLFGHIDITDLNHERGFKAQKAYGDAKLANILFTKELHRRHHSDGISTAAFHPGSVASNFGAEANNPALELLYRTPLKKLILISPDKGADQLVWLATSTPGTDWTSGQYYARRKPGRPNKQANDPVLAQQLWDRSREMVGA